The window AGATGCAGCTCGTGGAAGCCGGCGGCAGCAGCGTCGGCGATCGCGGCGCCGTAGACCACGCGCTCGAGGCGCGCCCAGTGAATCGCGGCCATGCACATCGGGCAGGGTTCGCAGGTGCTGTAGAGGGTGCAGCCGGTAAGGGCGATGGCGCCCAGCTTGGCGGTGGCGGCGCGGATGGCGGTGACTTCTGCGTGGGCGGTCGGGTCGCCCGCCGCCCACACCTGATTATGGCTGGCCGCGACCAAGCCGCTGGCGCGGACGATGGCGCAGCCAAACGGCGTTTGTCCGGCGGCGATGCCCGCGCGCGTGACGGCAATCGCCTCCCGCATCCAGCGTTCGTCGTCGGCGGTGAAGACCATGCCTAATAATTCCGCGCCGAGAGCTGCAGCGCCGAGAGCCGCTCCACCCGCACCGGCTCGTTGACGTAAACGCCGCAGGCGTACTCGACACCCACCGACAGGCCCAGCAGGTGGGCGGCGGTTTTCTGCAGCTCGATGTAGCCGCGGCTGTTGACCTGGCTGGCGTGGCAGCGCATCACCGCCTCCCAGCGGTCCACCAGATCGCTGATGTCGACCACAATGTCAGGGCCGCGCACGCCATGCTGCGTGATGTCGTAGAAGTACAACTGCGCGACC of the Acidobacteriota bacterium genome contains:
- a CDS encoding nucleoside deaminase; the encoded protein is MVFTADDERWMREAIAVTRAGIAAGQTPFGCAIVRASGLVAASHNQVWAAGDPTAHAEVTAIRAATAKLGAIALTGCTLYSTCEPCPMCMAAIHWARLERVVYGAAIADAAAAGFHELHLPAAELARLGGSPVAIEAGCLAPECRALFAAWQAHGAARTY